In a genomic window of Drosophila albomicans strain 15112-1751.03 unplaced genomic scaffold, ASM965048v2 utg000105l_pilon, whole genome shotgun sequence:
- the LOC117577235 gene encoding uncharacterized protein LOC117577235, with protein MARGFAKGDRVAAEAKWIELAGALNAIGPPIKDVAGWEKVWCDWKANIRKKIAQNKAEVRATGGGPYCQQPLTAMEEDVAKLCGLFEMVEGVGAVAYGAPTTIIEEEVAEEKAEEIATEEEEPSRKRRRTAAAVDLRSLCVAQVQEMKLINSTIVQSISKKWKVFAQEDLHLKKEHFQKNGNS; from the exons ATGGCGCGTGGTTTCGCCAAAGGCGATCGTGTGGCTGCAGAAGCTAAATGGATCGAGCTTGCCGGTGCATTGAACGCAATTGGACCTCCAATTAAAGATGTTGCGGGATGGGAAAAG GTTTGGTGCGATTGGAAGGCGAATATTCGCAAGAAAATTGCCCAGAATAAGGCAGAGGTCAGGGCTACGGGCGGGGGTCCTTACTGCCAGCAACCGCTGACAGCCATGGAGGAGGACGTGGCAAAGCTCTGCGGGCTCTTTGAGATGGTCGAGGGAGTTGGTGCTGTGGCATATGGAGCACCAACCACCATAATAGAAGAAGAGGTGGCTGAGGAAAAAGCCGAGGAGATTGCCACAGAGGAGGAGGAACCGAGCCGCAAGCGTCGCCGCACAGCTGCTGCGGTTGACTTGCGGAGTCTGTGCGTAGCTCAAGTTCAGGAAATGAAGTTAATCAATTCAACAATTGTCCAAAGCATTTCGAAAAAATGGAAAGTCTTTGCACAAGAGGACTTGCATTTAAAAAAGGAGCATTTCCAAAAAAATGGAAACTCTTAG